The nucleotide sequence CCACCGTCGCTCCCGCGCGCGGGCAGGAGCCCGAGGTCATCGTCCTCGATCCGAACCACCCGATCATCCAGAACCCGGGGACGATCCCCCCGCCTGCCGGCGGCGGGGCGGGTCCTTCAGGGGAGACGGCGGCCGCCGACGTGGCGCCCCTCCTGGAGGGCGTGAACGCGCGCGAGGTCCTCGCCGAACTGTGGTTCAAGGAGCGTGCGCTGCTGCAGCGCGGGGAATCGGTCGAGGCCGCCCGACTGATCGAGACGGCACTCGATTTCATGAAGCGCGAAGGGCTCAGGGGAGCGCCCCAGATCGCCGGGGCCTTCTTGGCCGAGGCCCGCCGCCACCTGGACGAGGGTGATTACCGCGGAGCGCAGGAGAATTTCCGGCTCGCGTCCCGTTTCGATCCGGCGCTGGTCGCGGCCCACCTGGGTCTGGCGATCGCCCTCGTGCGCGGGGACCGGGACCTTTCGGGGGCTGTCGGAGAGACCTGGTCCGCCCTCAAGATCTGGGTGAGCGACGCGGACTCCGTGTACCAGCAGACCGGCAATGGACTGCTCATCGTCTACCTGGGGCTGTGTCTCGGAGTCGCCGCTGCTCTCCTGCTGATCTGTCTGCACATTTCGCCGGCGTTCTTCCACGACCTGCGGGAGCGCTACGCGAGGACCCTGTCCGACGAATCGGCGCGTCTGCTGGGCTGGGCGCTCATGGTGCTGCCGATTCTTGTCCTGGCACCGTTCGTCTGGCTCCTGTCCTCCTGGACGGTGCTGTTCTTTCCCTATTTCAGGAGGGCGGAGAGACTCCTCGCGCTCCTGGCGCTGGGCCTGCTGATCGGGACGGGTCCCGTGGGATGCGTGGTGGACTGGATCGCGGGGACCGCGGTCGATCCCGGGGCGCGGGCGCTCATTCGAACGCTCCGCGGAGGCTACGACGTCCAGGATCTCAAGGCGCTCGAGCGGCTGGCCACGGAGCATCCGGACGACCCGATGTTTCCGTTCGTCCTGGCCTCGATGCACCGCATGGCCGGAAGGTTCGACGAGGCGATGAACCTGTACAAGCGGGTGCTTGCAATCGATCGGGGGAACGCGCGCGCCATGGTGAATCTCGCCAACTTGAACGCGCTCCGCCAGGAGTTCTCGATCGCCCAGAATCTGTATAAGAAGGCGGGGGAC is from Candidatus Dormiibacterota bacterium and encodes:
- a CDS encoding tetratricopeptide repeat protein; protein product: MTRGPATVAVALLLGSTVAPARGQEPEVIVLDPNHPIIQNPGTIPPPAGGGAGPSGETAAADVAPLLEGVNAREVLAELWFKERALLQRGESVEAARLIETALDFMKREGLRGAPQIAGAFLAEARRHLDEGDYRGAQENFRLASRFDPALVAAHLGLAIALVRGDRDLSGAVGETWSALKIWVSDADSVYQQTGNGLLIVYLGLCLGVAAALLLICLHISPAFFHDLRERYARTLSDESARLLGWALMVLPILVLAPFVWLLSSWTVLFFPYFRRAERLLALLALGLLIGTGPVGCVVDWIAGTAVDPGARALIRTLRGGYDVQDLKALERLATEHPDDPMFPFVLASMHRMAGRFDEAMNLYKRVLAIDRGNARAMVNLANLNALRQEFSIAQNLYKKAGDIDPTLAIAHYNSHLAHLEAFHLESADQELKAARRIDDALVTALLAQGNEGRAKRTPADLGYTRAEIWKRALSLRLEQGVRSTWSRALSAPATVAGGAGLLLALILPGFGVAPRSTAARRCRRCGRPFCRRCRVGSKDPDHCSQCVHLFILRDGLAPTVKSRKMEEVVRYRRRVWVGRRLLSLPLPGSGHVLGGRSWLGSLLLACWCGVWLGILLKDQLLVPAEAITSANLGADAVLGSFGLLVWLIGNLSSQEAEKE